In Alosa sapidissima isolate fAloSap1 chromosome 4, fAloSap1.pri, whole genome shotgun sequence, the following are encoded in one genomic region:
- the wnt4 gene encoding protein Wnt-4a isoform X1: MTAGYLLRSLLLLILALFSANASNWLYLAKLSSVGSISDEKTCEKLRGLIQRQVQICKRNLEVMDAVRRGAQIAIDECQFQFRNRRWNCSTLETVPVFGKVVTQGTREAAFVYAISAASVAFAVTRACSSGELDKCGCDRNVHGFSPEGFQWSGCSDNIAYGVAFSQSFVDVRERGKGQSSNRALMNLHNNEAGRKAILNNMRVECKCHGVSGSCELKTCWKAMPPFRKVGNVIKEKFDGATEVEQRKIGTTKVLVPRNSQFKPHTDEDLVYLDPSPDFCDYDPRTPGMLGTAGRHCNKTSKAIDGCELMCCGRGFHTEEVEVVDRCSCKFHWCCYVKCKQCRKMVEMHTCR, translated from the exons ATGACTGCAGGATATTTGTTAAGGTCATTGCTGCTGCTCATTTTAGCGCTCTTCTCCGCAAACGCAAGCAACTGGCT CTACCTGGCCAAGCTGTCGTCGGTGGGCAGCATCTCGGATGAGAAGACGTGCGAGAAGCTGCGTGGCCTCATTCAGCGGCAGGTGCAGATCTGCAAGCGCAACTTGGAGGTGATGGACGCCGTGCGACGCGGCGCGCAGATCGCCATTGACGAGTGCCAGTTCCAGTTCCGCAACCGCCGCTGGAACTGCTCCACACTGGAGACGGTGCCCGTGTTTGGCAAAGTCGTCACCCAGG GCACGAGAGAGGCTGCATTTGTGTACGCCATCTCGGCAGCAAGTGTAGCGTTTGCGGTGACGCGGGCCTGCAGCAGCGGGGAGCTGGATAAGTGTGGTTGTGACCGTAATGTTCATGGCTTCAGTCCCGAGG GGTTCCAGTGGTCTGGCTGCTCTGATAACATTGCCTATGGCGTCGCCTTCTCCCAGTCCTTTGTggatgtcagagagagaggaaagggccAATCATCCAACCGGGCACTCATGAACCTTCACAACAATGAAGCCGGGAGGAAG GCCATCCTGAACAACATGCGGGTGGAGTGCAAGTGCCACGGGGTGTCGGGCTCCTGCGAGCTCAAAACCTGCTGGAAGGCCATGCCGCCCTTCCGGAAGGTGGGCAACGTCATCAAGGAGAAGTTTGACGGCGCAACAGAGGTGGAGCAACGGAAGATCGGCACCACCAAGGTCCTAGTGCCGCGCAACTCGCAGTTCAAGCCGCACACGGACGAGGACCTGGTCTACCTGGACCCCAGCCCAGACTTCTGCGACTACGACCCGCGCACGCCGGGCATGCTGGGGACGGCCGGCCGCCACTGCAACAAGACGTCCAAGGCCATCGATGGCTGCGAGCTGATGTGCTGTGGCCGGGGCTTCCAcacggaggaggtggaggtggtggaccGCTGCAGCTGTAAATTCCACTGGTGCTGCTACGTCAAGTGCAAACAGTGCCGCAAAATGGTGGAGATGCATACCTGCCGGTGa
- the wnt4 gene encoding protein Wnt-4a isoform X2, with the protein MSTGFGSYLAKLSSVGSISDEKTCEKLRGLIQRQVQICKRNLEVMDAVRRGAQIAIDECQFQFRNRRWNCSTLETVPVFGKVVTQGTREAAFVYAISAASVAFAVTRACSSGELDKCGCDRNVHGFSPEGFQWSGCSDNIAYGVAFSQSFVDVRERGKGQSSNRALMNLHNNEAGRKAILNNMRVECKCHGVSGSCELKTCWKAMPPFRKVGNVIKEKFDGATEVEQRKIGTTKVLVPRNSQFKPHTDEDLVYLDPSPDFCDYDPRTPGMLGTAGRHCNKTSKAIDGCELMCCGRGFHTEEVEVVDRCSCKFHWCCYVKCKQCRKMVEMHTCR; encoded by the exons CTACCTGGCCAAGCTGTCGTCGGTGGGCAGCATCTCGGATGAGAAGACGTGCGAGAAGCTGCGTGGCCTCATTCAGCGGCAGGTGCAGATCTGCAAGCGCAACTTGGAGGTGATGGACGCCGTGCGACGCGGCGCGCAGATCGCCATTGACGAGTGCCAGTTCCAGTTCCGCAACCGCCGCTGGAACTGCTCCACACTGGAGACGGTGCCCGTGTTTGGCAAAGTCGTCACCCAGG GCACGAGAGAGGCTGCATTTGTGTACGCCATCTCGGCAGCAAGTGTAGCGTTTGCGGTGACGCGGGCCTGCAGCAGCGGGGAGCTGGATAAGTGTGGTTGTGACCGTAATGTTCATGGCTTCAGTCCCGAGG GGTTCCAGTGGTCTGGCTGCTCTGATAACATTGCCTATGGCGTCGCCTTCTCCCAGTCCTTTGTggatgtcagagagagaggaaagggccAATCATCCAACCGGGCACTCATGAACCTTCACAACAATGAAGCCGGGAGGAAG GCCATCCTGAACAACATGCGGGTGGAGTGCAAGTGCCACGGGGTGTCGGGCTCCTGCGAGCTCAAAACCTGCTGGAAGGCCATGCCGCCCTTCCGGAAGGTGGGCAACGTCATCAAGGAGAAGTTTGACGGCGCAACAGAGGTGGAGCAACGGAAGATCGGCACCACCAAGGTCCTAGTGCCGCGCAACTCGCAGTTCAAGCCGCACACGGACGAGGACCTGGTCTACCTGGACCCCAGCCCAGACTTCTGCGACTACGACCCGCGCACGCCGGGCATGCTGGGGACGGCCGGCCGCCACTGCAACAAGACGTCCAAGGCCATCGATGGCTGCGAGCTGATGTGCTGTGGCCGGGGCTTCCAcacggaggaggtggaggtggtggaccGCTGCAGCTGTAAATTCCACTGGTGCTGCTACGTCAAGTGCAAACAGTGCCGCAAAATGGTGGAGATGCATACCTGCCGGTGa